A stretch of the Channa argus isolate prfri chromosome 9, Channa argus male v1.0, whole genome shotgun sequence genome encodes the following:
- the zmym2 gene encoding zinc finger MYM-type protein 2 isoform X1 encodes MLDPHFPLFHVVALVMDGESEPNPAVAEEAGERVEPEGATPSPEQQTTPPSDEAGEPVTMDTEDGATKVGGTEDNDDDVVLVGEEAPQPSATTISQDTPSTDCPEPTPAVAAVEMSTAAMPSKTPSPPASSSASALAAPPKTPTTAAEPIVIDDEEDSEQKDASSSSPQPPGGSSVPHSPGGLSSTEPDSEIRIASVTTLGSSSQKGSSTASAVNTPPHPMEVPTDMNLMITSVTSLQGGTTDTAAGEIQAEENGLQISNAFSLNPDTPSGRPTASFNPGRGTGPMGQLVENGDTGTHNRADSWISQSASVPRSQKQTGVDSPSPATSLPKPPGQSSSSTSSSGSQPQPRTVKVTCANCKKPLKKGQTAYQRKGSTHLFCSTTCLSAFSHKPAPKKSCTMCKKDITNMKGTIVAQVDSSESFQEFCSTGCLGAYENKQNPPKSGLKTKCTVCGKLTEIRHEVSFKTVTHKICSDACFNVYRRANGLIMNCCEQCGDYLPSRASANHFLLVDGQQKRFCCQNCVRDYKQAHSKLASCLTCKTLIKTGEVLHSLGGSGTMGSYCSVSCMNKGKLASTSFLNTEPTCHFCKRNSLPQYQATLPEGNILNFCSSQCVTKFQNVTLQTATNGQTPLSTANTTIQLKCNYCRGAFSLKPETLEWEDKVYQFCSKTCCEDYKKLHCIVTFCEYCQEEKTLHETVKFSGVKRPFCSEGCKLLYKQEFIKRLGLKCVSCNHCKQLCKRGVTRQLGGMTRDFCSEACTKKFHDWYYKAARCDCCKVQGNLTESVMWRAEMKQFCDQECLLKFYCQQNEPIMVTQKGPENTTGLEMHGSKHGVNIVNQGTVTYPGGGLVRDVKNKAVLCKPLTLTKATYCKPHMQSKLLQTDVEDGVKREYVPVPIPVPVFIPMPMNMYSQVTPTPVSLPVPVPVPVFLPTTLQGAEQIVQAISELKHKVPSDPLEADLISMADMIAEDQKPDVKPVKVKGEHKEEECLGSGSSSEEEETEDKYEPELDLEADFPQASDPVPVLDGMDEDMRLTLTPVLGEGKDEPEELAPRPQPRRQGNKRQAVEESSDLALSSPCHPTSRHSRGRSLPLKAHYGINAWKRWALSSLDHSDNSKVQDGSKTARSKSNLLSLSSEELNVALSQFVREVCRPGGERYSPDSILYLCLGIQQHLHAKGRKDDLFSDLCYQQFGEELNRVLKDWQPSVLPDGSLWGRVEEQSLWSSQQLGEQSPTALLRSLVYLNTKYFGLRTVEQHLRLSFANVYGPDTVHPVTKETTVCIRVPSISQDHNVQPESRKRKRKLEDGDQDYEPDDNSGGSNVCCPVKKHECHLYELYRSKCPALLRERLDVFYVQPDPACSLKDALWFSSMPLERKILEGLLTRVLMVRDIYTDKEHLQEDEEMGHRGETVGGK; translated from the exons ATGCTGGATCCTCATTTCCCTCTCTTCCAC GTGGTTGCCTTAGTGATGGACGGGGAGTCGGAACCAAACCCTGCTGTAGCAGAGGAGGCAGGGGAGCGGGTGGAGCCAGAGGGTGCCACTCCCTCCCCCGAGCAGCAGACCACACCTCCCTCAGATGAGGCTGGGGAGCCAGTTACCATGGATACAGAGGATGGGGCCACAAAGGTGGGCGGCACAGAggacaatgatgatgatgtggttCTTGTAGGAGAAGAGGCTCCCCAGCCTTCTGCCACAACCATTTCCCAAGACACGCCCAGCACAGACTGTCCAGAGCCAACTCCTGCTGTGGCAGCTGTAGAGATGTCCACAGCAGCGATGCCCTCCAAGACACCAAGTCCTCCTGCATCTTCCAGTGCATCTGCACTGGCAGCACCTCCGAAAACTCCAACCACAGCAGCAGAGCCCATTGTCattgatgatgaagaggactctGAACAGAAGGACGCGTCCTCCTCTTCACCCCAGCCCCCTGGAGGCTCTTCTGTACCCCACTCGCCAGGTGGTCTCAGCAGCACAGAGCCAGACTCAGAAATCAGGATTGCCAGTGTCACCACACTGGGCTCCAGCAGCCAGAAAGGAAGCTCCACTGCTTCTGCAGTAAATACTCCACCTCATCCAATGGAAGTCCCGACAGACATGAACCTGATGATAACCTCTGTGACATCCTTGCAGGGAGGCACTACAGACACAGCA GCAGGTGAAATCCAGGCAGAGGAAAATGGTCTGCAGATCAGCAATGCGTTCAGCCTAAATCCCGACACCCCATCTGGTCGACCAACAGCCTCCTTCAACCCTGGGCGGGGTACAGGCCCCATGGGCCAGCTGGTAGAGAATGGGGACACAGGGACACACAACAGAGCAG ACTCATGGATCTCCCAGTCAGCATCTGTCCCCCGCAGCCAAAAACAGACAGGGGTGGACTCTCCATCACCAGCCACTTCCCTGCCCAAACCTCCAGGCCAGTCTTCCTCATCTACTTCCTCCTCAGGCTCCCAGCCACAGCCCAGGACAGTAAAG GTGACCTGTGCTAACTGTAAAAAGCCTCTGAAGAAAGGGCAAACAGCCTATCAGCGTAAAGGCTCCACACATCTGTTCTGCTCCaccacctgtctgtctgccttctCACACAAACCAGCCCCTAAGAAGAGCTGCACCATGTGCAAGAA aGATATCACAAATATGAAGGGTACTATTGTGGCCCAGGTTGACTCCAGCGAGTCTTTCCAGGAGTTCTGCAGTACCGGCTGCCTAGGTGCATACGAGAACAAGCAAAACCCGCCCAAATCAGGTCTCAAAACCAAATGTACTGTCTGCGGCAAGCTCACAGAG atcCGGCACGAGGTTAGCTTTAAGACTGTGACCCACAAGATCTGCAGTGACGCATGTTTCAACGTTTACCGAAGGGCCAATGGGCTGATCATGAACTGCTGCGAGCAATGTGGCGACTACCTGCCCAGCCGAGCGTCAGCCAACCACTTCCTGCTAGTGGATGGCCAACAGAAACGCTTCTGCTGCCAGAACTGCGTTAGAGATTATAAGCAG GCCCACAGTAAACTTGCGAGCTGTCTGACTTGCAAAACGTTGATCAAGACTGGCGAGGTTCTCCACAGCCTTGGTGGAAGTGGCACTATGGGCTCCTACTGTTCTGTCAGCTGTATGAACAAGGGCAAGTTGGCATCAACCTCATTCCTCA ACACAGAGCCTACGTGCCACTTCTGTAAGAGGAATTCATTACCACAGTACCAGGCCACGCTGCCAGAGGGAAACATCCTGAACTTCTGCAGCTCACAGTGTGTTACCAAGTTCCAG AATGTGACTCTTCAAACAGCCACTAATGGACAGACGCCCCTCTCTACTGCAAACACCACCATCCAGTTGAAATGTAACTACTGTCGAGGAGCATTCAGTTTAAAGCCTGAAACTCTGGAGTGGGAG GATAAGGTCTACCAGTTCTGTAGTAAGACATGCTGTGAAGATTACAAGAAGCTTCATTGCATTGTGACGTTTTGTGAGTACTGCCAAGAGGAGAAGACGCTACATGAGACGGTCAAGTTCTCCGGGGTCAAGAGACCGTTCTGTAGTGAAG GCTGTAAGCTGTTATATAAGCAGGAATTTATCAAGCGATTGGGCTTGAAGTGTGTTAGCTGTAACCACTGCAAACAGCTGTGTAAGAGAGGCGTGACACGGCAGCTCGGTGGCATGACTCGGGACTTCTGCAGCGAAGCATGTACCAAGAAGTTCCACGACTGGTACTACAAG GCAGCGCGGTGCGACTGCTGTAAAGTGCAGGGTAACCTGACAGAGTCTGTGATGTGGAGAGCAGAGATGAAGCAGTTCTGTGACCAGGAGTGTTTGTTGAAGTTCTACTGCCAGCAAAACGAGCCCATCATggtcacacagaaaggccccgAAAACACCACAG GACTTGAAATGCACGGGTCCAAACATGGGGTAAAT ATAGTGAACCAGGGAACTGTGACATATCCTGGTGGAGGTTTGGTGAGAGATGTCAAGAACAAAGCAGTGCTCTGCAAACCGCTCACCTTGACCAAGGCTACATACTGCAAGCCACACATGCAGAGCAAACTTTTACAGACGG ATGTAGAAGATGGCGTGAAAAGGGAATATGTTCCGGTACCCATCCCTGTTCCCGTCTTCATCCCCATGCCCATGAATATGTATTCCCAGGTCACTCCCACACCAGTCTCTCTGCCTGTGCCG GTTCCTGTGCCTGTGTTCCTGCCCACCACCCTGCAGGGGGCAGAGCAGATTGTTCAGGCCATCAGTGAGCTAAAACACAAGGTCCCCTCTGACCCTCTGGAGGCTGACCTGATCTCCATGGCAGATATGATTGCAGAGGACCAGAAGCCAG atgTGAAGCCGGTAAAGGTGAAGGGGGAGCATAAAGAGGAAGAGTGCTTGGGCAGTGGCAGCAgctctgaggaggaggagacagaggacaaGTACGAGCCAGAATTGGATTTGGAGGCAGACTTCCCTCAAG CCTCAGACCCTGTTCCAGTACTGGATGGAATGGATGAGGATATGCGCCTTACTCTAACCCCAGTCCTGGGAGAGGGGAAGGATGAGCCAGAGGAGCTGGCACCTAGACCACAGCCCAGGAGACAA GGGAATAAAAGGCAGGCAGTAGAGGAGAGTTCAGATCTAGCCTTGTCGTCCCCTTGCCATCCAACAAGCAGACACTCAAGAGGACGGTCACTGCCACTCAAAGCTCACTACGGCATCAATGCCTGGAAGCGCTGGGCTTTGTCTTCTTTGGACCATTCAGATAACTCCAAAGTACAGGATGGATCCAAAACAG CCCGATCTAAAAGTAACCTGCTGTCGCTGAGCTCAGAGGAGCTAAATGTGGCTCTGTCACAGTTTGTCAGGGAGGTCTGCAGGCCTGGTGGGGAACGCTACTCTCCAGACAGCATCCTCTACCTCTGTCTGGGAATTCAGCAG catCTTCATGCCAAAGGACGAAAGGATGACTTGTTTAGCGACCTTTGCTACCAGCAGTTTGGAGAGGAGCTTAACAGGGTCCTTAAGGACTGGCAGCCCAGTGTGCTTCCTGATG GCTCTTTATGGGGTCGAGTGGAGGAGCAGAGCCTATGGAGCAGCCAGCAGCTTGGGGAGCAGAGTCCCACTGCTCTGTTGCGTTCTCTGGTTTACCTGAACACCAAATATTTTGGTCTGCGCACTGTGGAGCAGCACCTCCGCCTCTCCTTCGCCAACGTCTACGGCCCAGACACCGTCCATCCTGTCACCAAGGAGACTACCGTCTGCATCCGTGTGCCTTCCATCTCTCAGGATCATAATG TGCAACCAGAGTCTAGGAAAAGGAAGCGCAAGTTGGAGGATGGCGATCAGGACTATGAACCAGACGACAACTCAGGGGGTTCTAATGTGTGTTGCCCAGTGAAAAAGCACGAGTGTCATCTATATGAGCTCTACAGATCAAAGTG CCCAGCATTGTTGCGAGAACGTCTAGACGTCTTCTACGTTCAGCCCGATCCAGCCTGCAGCCTCAAGGATGCACTCTGGTTCAGTTCCATGCCGCTTGAGCGAAAGATTCTGGAGGGCCTCCTCACCAGAGTCCTTATGGTCAGGGACATTTACACAGACAAAGAACACCTGCAGGAAGATGAGGAGATGGGgcacagaggagaaactgtTGGGGGAAAGTAG